A single region of the Bacteroides luhongzhouii genome encodes:
- a CDS encoding RNA polymerase sigma-70 factor, producing MDSKEISIEQINKLDATAFRMLYKTYYKALVCYAIQITGESGVAEDIVQELFSTIWEKQMSFKSLVSFKAYLYNSVRNASIDYLKHKDVEFDYLQKIIESHQAYRVGDEEEDDFFTEEIFRQLFMTIDSLPERCKQVFLLYMEGKKNEEIAAALYVSLETVKTQKKRAMSFLRKKLGSYHFALLLSILP from the coding sequence ATGGATAGCAAAGAGATTTCCATAGAACAGATAAATAAACTGGATGCTACAGCTTTCCGTATGCTTTATAAGACTTATTATAAGGCATTGGTTTGTTATGCAATACAGATAACAGGGGAATCTGGAGTTGCGGAGGATATTGTGCAAGAACTGTTTTCTACCATTTGGGAAAAGCAAATGTCATTTAAGTCATTGGTGTCATTTAAGGCCTATTTATATAATTCCGTTCGGAATGCTTCAATTGATTATCTCAAGCATAAGGATGTTGAATTTGATTATTTGCAAAAGATTATCGAATCACATCAGGCATACAGAGTCGGAGATGAGGAAGAAGATGATTTCTTCACAGAGGAGATTTTTCGTCAACTTTTTATGACCATTGACTCTTTGCCGGAACGTTGCAAGCAAGTCTTTTTGTTGTATATGGAAGGTAAGAAGAATGAGGAAATAGCAGCCGCACTTTATGTTTCTCTCGAGACCGTTAAGACACAAAAGAAACGGGCAATGTCTTTTCTCAGGAAAAAATTAGGCTCATATCATTTTGCACTGCTTTTGTCTATTCTTCCATAA
- a CDS encoding lipocalin family protein, which translates to MKKLLMTVMTLSCFAFSSYGQKMEKQIIGKWCNPYTYESTGELKGFEFKKGGKCSAINVPSLDLRTWKIDNGYLIIEGFSKEDNGKVEVYKTRERIGYVTSDSLELVVQEAQPRLAFLYLNMKSIKKLVTPEVAPDKK; encoded by the coding sequence ATGAAGAAACTATTAATGACAGTTATGACTCTGTCTTGCTTTGCATTCAGCAGCTATGGACAGAAAATGGAGAAACAAATTATTGGTAAATGGTGCAATCCTTATACCTATGAATCTACAGGGGAACTCAAAGGGTTTGAGTTTAAAAAAGGCGGTAAATGTTCTGCTATCAATGTACCGTCTTTAGACCTTAGAACATGGAAGATAGACAACGGCTATTTGATTATAGAAGGATTTAGCAAAGAAGACAACGGAAAAGTAGAAGTGTATAAAACACGTGAACGTATTGGTTATGTAACCTCAGATTCATTGGAATTGGTTGTTCAGGAAGCACAGCCGCGGCTAGCCTTTCTGTATCTGAACATGAAATCAATCAAGAAATTGGTTACTCCAGAAGTAGCCCCTGATAAGAAGTAA
- a CDS encoding DUF4843 domain-containing protein, producing MSNRYIFLIIIGCLIATFFSCEEKELMVNANDVSYIIFGKDMMTDTTSTSFTFYDEGEDAKVDLEVQIYGKLRDTDAKFTVAVDEKITTVPEGYYVLPSEGMIEAGKLRGTITVTLKNYPDLKESTKLLAIKINGEGDVKPGSYRYSKAIIAVTDRLFKPEWWAVNDRGNETYFENTVEKYYLGTYSVEKYKMFLKELIKDDVVFDGKDMQVMRKYALRLKNTLKELKAAGTPALDEHDNEITVVVAG from the coding sequence ATGAGTAATAGATATATATTTTTGATAATAATAGGGTGTTTGATTGCCACATTTTTTTCTTGTGAGGAAAAAGAACTTATGGTTAATGCCAACGATGTATCTTATATCATTTTTGGAAAGGATATGATGACGGACACAACGAGTACTTCTTTTACATTTTATGATGAAGGTGAGGATGCAAAGGTTGATTTGGAAGTACAGATTTACGGGAAGTTGAGAGATACTGACGCTAAATTTACTGTTGCGGTAGATGAGAAAATTACTACTGTTCCTGAAGGATATTATGTCTTGCCTTCTGAAGGTATGATTGAGGCAGGAAAACTGAGAGGTACAATTACAGTTACTTTAAAGAATTATCCGGATTTAAAGGAATCTACTAAATTATTGGCAATAAAAATAAATGGTGAGGGAGATGTCAAACCTGGATCTTATCGATATTCAAAAGCCATCATAGCTGTAACAGATCGTTTGTTTAAACCAGAATGGTGGGCGGTGAATGACCGGGGAAATGAGACTTATTTCGAGAATACAGTTGAAAAGTATTATTTGGGTACATACTCGGTGGAGAAATATAAGATGTTCTTAAAGGAATTAATAAAAGATGATGTTGTCTTTGATGGAAAGGATATGCAGGTGATGCGGAAATATGCTTTGCGATTGAAGAATACGCTGAAAGAACTAAAAGCAGCAGGTACTCCGGCCTTGGATGAGCATGATAATGAAATAACTGTAGTTGTTGCTGGATAA
- a CDS encoding RagB/SusD family nutrient uptake outer membrane protein, protein MKKIYNTLLSLGIVAMIFSSCSDWLDVRPSDEIKEEFLFETGNGYRTALNGIYRKLSTQDLYGQNLSWGIVDALGGMYNMDGVSSVGGGYAIQKISTRAFKDIELVSTTNAMWEAAWNIVANCNNLIQQVESADTTLFYEGEEERNMIWGEAIALRAYIQFDLLRLYAPAPSTNPGERTFIPYVDEYPAYVNNKQTVAYCLDHVVNDLKKAQDILKPIDEAKSFRVYDRLEYIASGEDRFLRERGYRLNYYAITALLARVYLYAGNLDMAYDEAMKIIKVQNAKRWFNFTSEYNITDKRNIKFYDDIIFTLYTTEVTDWDLEISYSSEDQPDYSQHYLCWHADKVKDVFGNEGSDDYRLLYQFEEKYWGYRTLKYHKQEEKSTGGRWGNPMLPMIRMSEVYYIAAEAICNKDLGEAREYIKKVKNGRGVSVDLSNLDKNGLVDMIVNDAQRELFGEGQVFFMFKRLNRQVVNYSGSSTSVKREPVLPTEENFVLPLPDSESNIK, encoded by the coding sequence ATGAAAAAGATATATAATACCTTACTTTCACTGGGGATAGTGGCTATGATATTTTCTTCCTGTAGCGACTGGCTGGATGTTCGCCCGTCAGATGAAATTAAAGAAGAATTTTTGTTTGAGACGGGAAATGGATATCGTACAGCTTTGAATGGAATTTATCGTAAACTGTCCACTCAAGATTTATATGGACAAAACCTAAGTTGGGGTATTGTCGATGCATTGGGTGGGATGTATAATATGGATGGAGTATCAAGTGTTGGAGGAGGTTATGCTATACAAAAAATATCGACGCGTGCTTTCAAAGATATAGAACTGGTATCTACTACCAATGCAATGTGGGAAGCTGCATGGAACATCGTTGCCAACTGTAATAATCTGATTCAACAAGTGGAGAGTGCGGATACAACGCTTTTTTATGAGGGTGAAGAGGAGCGTAATATGATTTGGGGAGAAGCCATTGCATTGCGTGCTTATATACAATTTGATTTGCTACGTTTGTATGCACCAGCCCCATCTACCAATCCTGGAGAACGTACATTTATTCCTTATGTTGATGAATATCCTGCGTATGTGAATAATAAGCAAACAGTAGCGTATTGTCTTGATCATGTAGTTAATGACCTGAAAAAGGCGCAAGATATTTTAAAACCCATTGATGAGGCAAAATCATTTAGAGTTTATGATCGCTTAGAGTATATAGCTAGTGGTGAGGACCGTTTTCTGAGGGAACGTGGCTATCGTTTAAACTATTATGCGATTACTGCATTATTAGCTCGCGTTTATTTGTATGCCGGTAATTTAGATATGGCTTATGACGAAGCCATGAAGATTATTAAAGTACAAAATGCTAAGCGTTGGTTTAATTTCACTAGTGAATATAATATTACAGATAAAAGAAATATTAAGTTTTATGATGATATCATTTTCACGTTGTATACGACAGAGGTGACTGATTGGGATTTGGAAATAAGTTATAGTTCAGAGGATCAGCCGGATTATAGTCAACATTATTTGTGTTGGCATGCTGATAAAGTCAAGGATGTTTTTGGTAACGAAGGTAGTGATGATTATCGTCTGTTATATCAGTTTGAAGAAAAATATTGGGGATATCGTACATTGAAGTATCACAAGCAAGAAGAAAAAAGCACTGGTGGGAGATGGGGAAATCCCATGCTACCGATGATACGTATGTCTGAAGTATATTATATTGCTGCTGAAGCTATCTGTAATAAAGACTTGGGCGAGGCTCGAGAATATATTAAAAAGGTAAAAAATGGACGTGGAGTGAGTGTTGATTTATCAAATTTGGATAAGAATGGACTTGTAGATATGATTGTGAATGATGCACAACGTGAATTATTTGGGGAAGGACAAGTGTTCTTTATGTTTAAACGTTTGAATCGGCAAGTAGTAAACTATTCGGGCTCTAGCACATCAGTTAAAAGAGAGCCTGTTCTTCCAACAGAGGAAAATTTTGTTCTTCCGTTACCGGATTCAGAAAGTAATATAAAATAA
- a CDS encoding PKD-like family lipoprotein, with protein sequence MKKLIIYSLLLFIVTGFYSCLDDKNNFDYKQVNELDGEILNIDIAGYEVNVGEELTISPTFKFTIDKENPDVSYEWYLDGKKLDATTPSYTFSSDKYGIYELTYAVVDNKTGVKFSLSTKITVTSAYLKGWAILSDIDGRSALSFIKVKTVKKLYYNSYGEEAYKDSVVYEEVEKDIIPDLGTEPRRLLESTGYWDLAYQDLNSGEEVLYDELVVMQGSKWVELNGNSLMKSVYTEEEFNGDIPDDFSPVDAVMTYSSKFLFNQNGYIYYNQRAVANDFHAGFYLSDPIWGGTRFKKMYGIQKFNDYMRTIPVLTTDNSLQYIWDGGLTYEFPIIHMNTLMYSGNVYEIVDNEGKSDSRFQNMEYEIINMLPASTEKDDWYDTCMPRWVALLKKDGNYFLRNFSLDTYYVNPPVKVGDYFEKNIKSEMFADYKDMVVFQNKRYVVIANGAELWYCSTTDEGDSGIKIKLEDGDVLPGEIVSLSYLDINFNTEKEPVNGHLGVAFANGEFRIYEVIEQKTGDTATEVTLKKLYPNKVSNLQGDNKFGTIVDAIYKFGDCLKITVFK encoded by the coding sequence ATGAAAAAACTAATAATATATAGTTTATTGCTGTTCATAGTAACGGGATTTTACAGCTGTTTGGATGACAAGAATAACTTTGATTATAAACAGGTGAATGAGTTGGATGGTGAAATTCTTAATATAGATATTGCTGGATATGAGGTTAATGTAGGTGAGGAACTTACCATTTCACCTACTTTTAAGTTTACCATAGACAAAGAAAACCCAGATGTGAGTTATGAGTGGTATTTGGATGGTAAGAAGTTAGATGCAACTACCCCTTCATATACTTTCTCTTCTGATAAATATGGCATTTATGAGCTTACATACGCGGTTGTCGATAATAAAACCGGCGTTAAGTTTTCACTCTCTACAAAGATAACAGTGACATCAGCTTATTTGAAAGGTTGGGCGATATTATCTGATATAGACGGGCGTTCTGCGCTTTCTTTTATTAAAGTGAAGACAGTGAAGAAACTGTATTATAATTCGTATGGAGAGGAAGCTTATAAAGATTCTGTTGTGTATGAAGAAGTAGAAAAAGATATTATCCCTGACTTAGGGACAGAACCTCGTCGTTTACTTGAAAGTACGGGATATTGGGATTTGGCGTATCAGGACTTAAATAGTGGTGAAGAAGTTCTGTATGATGAGCTTGTTGTCATGCAAGGTAGTAAATGGGTGGAGCTAAACGGTAATTCGCTGATGAAATCTGTATATACAGAAGAGGAATTTAACGGAGACATTCCTGATGATTTTTCTCCGGTGGATGCTGTGATGACTTATTCTTCTAAATTCTTGTTTAATCAGAATGGGTATATATACTATAATCAAAGGGCTGTTGCCAATGATTTTCATGCAGGTTTTTATCTATCAGATCCAATATGGGGCGGCACTCGTTTCAAAAAGATGTATGGTATACAGAAATTTAATGATTATATGCGTACAATTCCTGTATTGACTACTGATAATTCATTACAGTATATTTGGGATGGGGGGCTGACATATGAATTTCCTATAATCCATATGAATACTTTAATGTATAGTGGTAATGTATATGAAATAGTAGATAATGAAGGAAAGAGCGATTCACGCTTTCAGAATATGGAATATGAGATTATTAACATGTTGCCAGCCTCTACTGAAAAGGATGATTGGTATGATACTTGTATGCCAAGATGGGTGGCTCTACTGAAAAAGGACGGCAATTATTTTTTGCGTAATTTTTCATTAGATACTTATTATGTGAATCCTCCTGTAAAAGTTGGAGATTATTTTGAAAAGAATATTAAAAGTGAGATGTTTGCAGATTATAAAGATATGGTGGTCTTTCAAAATAAGCGATATGTCGTAATTGCAAATGGTGCTGAACTATGGTATTGTTCAACTACTGATGAAGGTGACAGTGGTATAAAAATAAAACTGGAAGATGGGGATGTATTGCCTGGTGAAATTGTTTCATTATCTTATTTAGATATCAATTTCAATACGGAGAAAGAGCCTGTGAATGGACATTTGGGAGTTGCATTTGCTAATGGCGAGTTTCGTATTTACGAAGTAATTGAACAAAAAACAGGTGATACTGCTACTGAAGTTACTTTGAAGAAGTTATATCCTAATAAAGTCTCAAATTTGCAGGGAGACAATAAATTTGGTACTATTGTTGATGCAATATACAAATTTGGAGATTGTCTTAAAATCACAGTATTTAAATAA
- a CDS encoding S9 family peptidase has translation MTLKKIVFVVFGVCPFLIQLQAQEIAQQQANYELTDKFQDFTLGGKLSNISLSVYPREINNTDNFWFEFQTTSGKEYYYVMPAAGKREPLFDKGKMAMQLSEFTKGVVDRNKLDISSVTFAKDQGSFEFDYKSKRYSYNRLTGKLTLVEKKEEKKEPEEPVYSWMTFSPDKKYILYAKNHNLYVKGNKALGVDTTEVQLTTDGVENFSYAREEEAGENGEVPTTALWCPDNRHIYVVRDDNRLLRDFWVINSLEDSPSLIKYKYEFPGDKYVTQNELAIIDIVEKTVKKAKIDKWKDQYIKPLHVTSDSKYLFFERTKRTWDEVDVCSVNLSTLEVKEIIHEEDKPYRDPHARNVAILNDGKDILFRSERTGWGHYYHYDGEGNLKNVMTSGEWVTGYINSIDTLKRKVYLYGYGKDKKVNPFYYMLYEVDIDREGVTPLSTEDGQHNVNFLKSHNYYVDTYSRVDMEPKIMLKDRRGKVIMELAKPDLDLVYASGWKKPERFVVKAADNITDLYGVMWKPSNFDPEKKYPIISVVYPGPYFGFVPTSFTLDDSYCTRMAQLGFIVITVGHRGDTPMRGKAYHRYGYGNMRDYPLADDKYAIEQLAQRHAFIDGKKVGIYGHSGGGFMAAAAICTYPDFYTAAVSCSGNHDNNIYNRGWGECYNGVKEVEKVVKDSLGNETKEYEYKFSVKSNAEIAKNLKGHLMLVTGDMDKNVNPAHTYRMAKALIEAGKDFDMLVIPGAGHGYGSADKYFERKMYRFFAKHLLGDARADCWEDINRSK, from the coding sequence ATGACTTTAAAGAAAATAGTTTTTGTTGTTTTTGGGGTATGTCCTTTTCTGATACAATTACAAGCTCAAGAAATTGCACAGCAACAAGCCAACTATGAATTGACTGATAAATTTCAGGATTTTACTTTAGGAGGTAAATTGTCTAATATTAGTCTATCGGTTTACCCTCGAGAAATAAACAATACAGATAATTTCTGGTTTGAGTTTCAAACAACATCAGGCAAGGAATATTATTATGTGATGCCTGCTGCAGGAAAACGTGAACCTCTATTTGACAAAGGGAAGATGGCTATGCAGTTAAGTGAATTTACCAAAGGTGTAGTAGATAGAAATAAACTGGATATCTCATCTGTGACTTTTGCTAAAGACCAAGGCTCGTTTGAATTTGATTATAAGAGTAAACGATACAGCTATAATCGTCTGACGGGCAAGTTGACATTAGTAGAGAAGAAGGAAGAAAAGAAGGAGCCGGAAGAACCCGTATATAGCTGGATGACTTTTTCACCTGATAAAAAGTATATTCTGTATGCTAAGAATCACAACCTGTATGTAAAAGGAAATAAAGCATTGGGAGTGGATACAACCGAGGTACAGTTGACTACGGATGGAGTGGAAAACTTTTCTTATGCTCGTGAAGAAGAGGCCGGGGAGAACGGAGAAGTGCCGACAACAGCACTTTGGTGTCCGGATAATCGTCATATTTATGTGGTACGTGATGATAACCGTTTGTTGCGGGATTTTTGGGTAATTAATTCATTGGAAGATTCTCCTTCATTGATAAAGTATAAATATGAGTTTCCAGGTGACAAGTATGTTACTCAAAATGAATTGGCGATTATCGATATTGTAGAAAAAACGGTAAAGAAGGCGAAGATAGATAAATGGAAAGATCAATATATAAAGCCTCTTCATGTTACTTCGGATAGCAAATACTTGTTTTTTGAACGTACTAAGCGTACTTGGGATGAAGTAGATGTATGCTCTGTTAATCTGTCAACTTTGGAAGTGAAAGAAATTATTCACGAAGAAGATAAGCCATATCGTGACCCGCATGCTCGTAATGTTGCGATCTTAAATGATGGAAAAGATATTCTGTTCCGTTCAGAACGTACTGGTTGGGGGCATTATTATCACTATGATGGAGAAGGAAATCTCAAGAATGTGATGACTTCCGGTGAATGGGTAACAGGATATATTAATTCTATTGATACGTTGAAACGCAAAGTTTATCTGTATGGATATGGAAAAGATAAAAAAGTAAATCCTTTCTATTACATGCTTTATGAGGTTGACATTGACAGAGAAGGAGTAACTCCTTTGAGCACGGAAGACGGACAGCATAATGTGAATTTCTTGAAATCTCATAATTACTATGTTGATACCTATTCAAGAGTGGATATGGAGCCTAAGATTATGTTGAAGGATCGAAGAGGCAAGGTGATTATGGAACTGGCAAAACCGGACCTGGACCTGGTCTATGCGTCAGGTTGGAAAAAACCGGAACGTTTTGTCGTGAAAGCTGCTGATAATATTACCGATTTGTATGGGGTGATGTGGAAACCGTCTAACTTTGACCCGGAAAAGAAATATCCGATTATTTCAGTCGTTTATCCCGGACCTTATTTTGGATTTGTACCTACAAGTTTTACGTTGGATGATAGTTATTGTACTCGTATGGCGCAGCTTGGTTTCATTGTAATTACAGTAGGACATAGAGGTGATACGCCGATGCGTGGCAAAGCATACCACCGTTATGGTTATGGCAATATGCGTGATTATCCGCTGGCAGATGATAAATATGCGATTGAACAGTTAGCTCAACGTCATGCGTTTATTGACGGTAAGAAAGTCGGTATTTATGGGCACTCTGGTGGTGGATTTATGGCTGCGGCTGCTATTTGCACTTATCCGGACTTTTATACGGCTGCTGTCTCTTGTTCCGGTAACCATGATAATAATATCTACAATCGTGGTTGGGGAGAGTGTTATAATGGTGTGAAAGAAGTGGAAAAGGTAGTGAAAGACAGTCTGGGTAATGAGACGAAAGAGTACGAGTATAAGTTTAGCGTGAAGTCGAATGCAGAAATTGCCAAGAATCTGAAAGGTCATCTGATGCTTGTAACAGGAGATATGGATAAGAATGTGAATCCAGCACACACTTATCGTATGGCTAAGGCACTTATTGAAGCTGGTAAAGACTTTGATATGTTGGTGATACCGGGGGCTGGTCATGGATATGGTTCTGCTGATAAGTATTTTGAAAGGAAAATGTATCGCTTCTTTGCCAAACATTTACTGGGCGATGCTCGTGCAGACTGTTGGGAAGACATAAACCGTAGTAAATAA
- a CDS encoding S9 family peptidase produces MKNSFFSYLCLVVVLLSYTSAGAQQKAKDQPAEQQSHLLKPLDIAACMSWKRVESPDISPTGRWVTYRIAPMEYNPDDKESKILHLFDSRTRKEMVLPDVEQIQYYDADRAVYYEQADTAGNMKTILMSLPSGVKTEWTYKESFRPVEGVPYSVSVTNVPEDTVNHIPSFDCLVVRHLKTGTAFQIDSIGYYTLYNQNRSILFIRKQAKGNALCYGPLVGPYRTIYQSSVKKEPSSFSLDKERMTGEFTVKDSLWYNFSLKNNTCDLVFDRKGIVIPAGMELVRANLSSSQKFLTMELRPYQEKVNKAKKEEEIKPDKSFELELWTWDEYEVPTLQTRDRYSHPQYSKYIYDVASQKLTEVAPGHADLLEPDRAEEIHYVLYTDETPYRAQKDWLNEMPFDIYSVNIHTGEKQLVGRSYRTRPRWSVNGKWAVMYDPVAQVWNKFDGKTGEVTDISTAIGYPVFEETYDKPNPAPAYGIAGWTADGNNVLIYDAYDWWKIDLTGERQPECITKGYGRKNQRSIRKMTSNIDKEVFNPDETIIVSVWDENTMDEGIYSLDMKGRLKKLTEGPYIYSIHRFSDNQKYCIWNRQNISEFRDLWWSKSDFSDPVRITNANPQQSEYKWGTAKLVEWTNYENKPNKGILYLPEDYDAKKEYPVLVQFYETHSGGLNTYHAPMLSSAMADVMYFVSNGYIVFMPDVHFTIGTPGQSSYDAVVSGTKYLIEQGIAHPGKIGLQGHSWSGFQTSYLVTKTDIFACANIGAPITDMVTGYLGIRGGSGLPRYFMYEEWQSRMGKSLWEAKDKYLASSAIVEADKIHTPLLIWHNDKDEAVAYEQGRALYLAMRRLQRPAWHLNYKGEGHFLGNQAAQKDWTIRMKQFFDYYLKGTKEPRWMKEGIHLRERGIDQKYDLLEK; encoded by the coding sequence ATGAAGAACTCTTTCTTTAGCTATTTGTGTTTGGTAGTTGTGCTGCTATCATACACCTCTGCCGGAGCACAACAAAAAGCGAAAGATCAGCCTGCGGAACAACAGTCTCATTTATTGAAACCGTTGGATATAGCAGCTTGTATGTCGTGGAAGCGCGTTGAATCACCAGATATTTCCCCGACAGGTCGATGGGTGACCTATCGCATTGCTCCCATGGAATATAATCCGGATGATAAGGAGTCGAAAATATTGCATTTGTTTGATTCGCGTACACGAAAAGAAATGGTATTGCCTGATGTCGAACAGATCCAATATTATGATGCAGACCGAGCTGTTTATTACGAACAAGCGGATACTGCCGGAAATATGAAGACTATATTGATGTCGTTACCTTCCGGAGTGAAGACGGAGTGGACGTATAAAGAATCTTTCCGCCCTGTGGAAGGGGTTCCTTATTCGGTGTCTGTGACCAATGTACCGGAAGATACGGTCAACCATATTCCGTCTTTCGATTGTTTGGTGGTACGTCACCTTAAGACTGGAACTGCATTTCAGATTGATAGTATAGGTTATTATACGCTGTATAATCAGAATCGTTCGATTCTTTTTATTCGTAAACAAGCCAAAGGAAATGCTTTGTGTTATGGCCCGTTGGTAGGTCCCTACCGAACTATTTATCAAAGTTCTGTCAAGAAAGAACCTTCTTCTTTCAGTCTTGACAAAGAACGGATGACCGGAGAGTTTACGGTGAAGGATTCATTATGGTATAATTTCTCCTTGAAGAATAATACTTGCGACCTTGTATTCGACCGTAAGGGGATTGTCATTCCTGCGGGAATGGAACTTGTCCGGGCTAATCTGTCAAGTAGCCAGAAGTTTCTGACAATGGAACTCAGACCTTATCAGGAAAAAGTAAATAAAGCTAAGAAAGAAGAGGAAATAAAGCCGGATAAGAGTTTTGAACTGGAGTTGTGGACTTGGGATGAATATGAAGTACCTACTTTGCAGACGCGCGACCGTTATTCCCATCCTCAATATTCGAAATATATCTATGATGTTGCTTCTCAAAAATTGACGGAAGTAGCTCCCGGTCATGCTGATTTGTTGGAGCCGGATCGTGCGGAAGAGATTCATTATGTACTTTATACAGACGAAACGCCTTATCGTGCGCAGAAAGACTGGCTTAATGAAATGCCGTTTGACATCTATTCTGTGAATATACATACGGGAGAAAAGCAATTGGTAGGACGTAGCTACCGGACAAGACCGAGGTGGTCGGTGAACGGCAAATGGGCTGTGATGTATGATCCTGTTGCACAAGTATGGAATAAGTTTGATGGAAAAACGGGTGAGGTTACTGATATTTCAACAGCTATTGGTTATCCGGTATTCGAGGAAACTTATGACAAACCGAATCCTGCACCAGCTTATGGTATTGCTGGTTGGACTGCTGATGGTAATAATGTGTTGATTTACGACGCTTATGACTGGTGGAAGATAGATTTGACCGGAGAACGTCAGCCGGAATGTATCACTAAGGGGTATGGTCGCAAAAATCAGAGATCTATCCGTAAAATGACTAGCAATATTGATAAAGAAGTATTCAATCCGGACGAGACGATTATAGTTAGTGTATGGGATGAAAACACAATGGATGAAGGTATTTATTCACTTGACATGAAAGGTCGCTTGAAGAAGCTCACAGAAGGTCCTTATATCTATTCAATTCATCGTTTTTCTGACAATCAGAAGTATTGTATCTGGAATCGTCAGAATATATCAGAATTCCGTGATCTGTGGTGGAGTAAATCGGATTTCTCTGATCCGGTTCGTATAACGAATGCTAATCCTCAACAAAGTGAATACAAATGGGGTACTGCAAAGTTAGTGGAATGGACTAATTATGAGAATAAGCCTAACAAGGGAATACTTTACCTGCCGGAAGATTATGACGCTAAGAAAGAATATCCCGTATTGGTACAGTTCTATGAAACACATTCCGGAGGACTGAACACTTATCACGCTCCTATGTTGAGTAGCGCAATGGCGGATGTGATGTACTTTGTAAGTAATGGGTACATTGTATTTATGCCGGATGTGCATTTCACCATAGGAACACCGGGACAGAGTAGTTATGATGCAGTAGTGAGCGGTACGAAATACTTGATAGAGCAGGGGATAGCGCACCCGGGAAAGATAGGTCTTCAGGGACATAGTTGGTCAGGTTTCCAAACTAGTTATCTGGTGACGAAGACGGATATATTCGCTTGTGCTAATATCGGGGCTCCTATTACTGATATGGTAACCGGTTATTTGGGTATTCGTGGTGGAAGTGGTTTACCGCGTTATTTCATGTATGAAGAATGGCAAAGCCGTATGGGAAAGAGTCTGTGGGAAGCCAAAGATAAGTATTTGGCAAGCTCTGCTATCGTGGAAGCTGATAAGATACATACTCCATTATTAATTTGGCATAATGATAAGGATGAGGCTGTTGCCTATGAACAAGGTCGTGCACTTTATTTAGCTATGCGTCGTTTACAACGTCCTGCATGGCATCTTAATTACAAAGGTGAAGGACATTTTCTTGGTAATCAGGCTGCACAGAAAGACTGGACTATCCGGATGAAGCAGTTCTTTGATTATTACCTGAAAGGAACAAAAGAGCCGCGTTGGATGAAAGAGGGTATTCATCTAAGAGAACGCGGAATTGATCAGAAATATGATTTACTAGAAAAATAA